Proteins from a genomic interval of Plasmodium sp. gorilla clade G2 genome assembly, chromosome: 10:
- a CDS encoding N-acetyltransferase, putative, whose translation MLSIRKCNIYDLLSMQQCNSINLPENYNLRYYFYHALSWQYLSQIAEDVNGKVCGYSLGKLEEDNEYKGHLTSVAVLKTYRKLKLAFYLILQTHQHLKDIYRANNICLHVRVSNNAALNLYYNLLNYKVNGIETHYYGNKENAYLMEHVFAR comes from the coding sequence atgctATCGATAAgaaaatgtaatatttatgatCTGTTATCCATGCAACAATGTAATAGTATAAACTTACCAGAGAATTATAATTTgagatattatttttaccaTGCCTTATCATGGCAATACTTAAGTCAAATTGCTGAAGATGTAAATGGAAAAGTATGTGGATATTCTTTAGGTAAGCTTGAAGAagataatgaatataaaggTCATTTAACTTCAGTTGCAgttttaaaaacatatagaaaattaaaattagctttttatttaatattacaaaCACATCAACatttaaaagatatttatcgagcaaataatatatgtttacatGTGAGAGTAAGTAATAATGCTgctttaaatttatattataatctattaaattataagGTTAACGGTATAGAAACGCATTATTATGGAAATAAGGAAAATGCCTATTTAATGGAGCACGTTTTTGcaagataa
- a CDS encoding 40S ribosomal protein S20e, putative: MSKLMKGAIDNEKYRLRRIRIALTSKNLRAIEKVCSDIMKGAKEKNLNVSGPVRLPVKTLRITTRKSPCGEGTNTWDRFELRIYKRLIDLYSQCEVVTQMTSINIDPVVEVEVIITDS; encoded by the exons ATGAGTAAATTAATGAAAGGAGCTATTGATAACGAGAAGTATAGGCTTCGTCGTATTCGTATTGCTTTAACTTCCAAAAACTTAAGAGCCATAGAAAaag TATGCAGTGATATAATGAAAGGAgctaaagaaaaaaatttgaatGTATCTGGACCTGTAAGATTACCAGTAAAAACTTTAAGAATAACTACCAGAAAATCACCATGTGGAGAAGGTACAAATACATGGGATAGATTTGaattaagaatatataaaagactTATTGATTTATATTCACAATGTGAAGTTGTTACACAAATGACATCCATTAATATTGATCCAGTTGTAGAAGTTGAAGTTATTATAACTGATTcttaa
- a CDS encoding DnaJ protein, putative, whose translation MRKKNNTKKIAEKTKEPNSNNTHNETTNYFNISEIKELYNNKNNNIYEKIFDNNNNEQCGRKRKRKKENIVCENSNNLSSIYKKKQIKQINILYNNKNDHHHNKEPITQSESYHYLYNPSFIKRSKTNNEVNTLTNIKNINININNTDPYSNNNFPYSNRKFDQTYKKSSSTYNTRDINKNYKIINESSNLQKNCNINKNYNINHSLNKYDFIRFVCSPNKSKQKVNDMDSPIKKVETKEYCKETSLINTSNHQNNKIDDVIYITNKENQDNYKNNINQNKNKIDITTQDENITKESQKIKNDRNIKMDKNIQAEKKKIENSSNDNIPLIDLNDEESINRLSKNFFINNKKFFINDISKDKLSNDSINKYYEYGNISPYKLGSHYMDDLSCHNKEVQSIYKTTTNSNNNNNNDNDNSNNNSNNNHNHNNIANGTNNSKHHNNVYYNNNNNINNNIKVNDLNHLKDHNNNYFTYDHTNHHREDNINNPYDKIKTKKNLNTLRNVNIYESNVHAYSNNIYRDNNIESDYKIHRDNNMENNKYNIYSDDNKNNDLHENMNEYIKENYKTTKSLYSYLDLSYNCSNEEIKKAYKEKIKVCHPDKGGNIKEFLQLKFSYDILSDKKKRKMYDKYGNSILELLISDNIYDYNISSDEKTEEEIIDEEYIKIYELFVQKYHNISYLHNLLDLKITNSQYNHFQKLIYHFCNMDTNIFKNILYLYPIYSPNISTYNKKSNTKKNENQNNTTISFEEQTSQFSQETLSENSSTSHETTTKEINIFDTIEKKNFGNLFFEINKEFDHFYKNYLIHKMKSTNQKNETQGINENVQNIYEYNHKDNNSHTLYDYNNEMETPLNSTPMKENIENKNKKNDNFFKDIQVSPVVYKIINEKNDKLMDDFYKWFEYFFDQSENDQQQKIQQNCETNKIGTDKYTDKNNNCNENNNTCCDYISIGEKQKNIANDNMKNDGMNNNNVSYIYEHLNKPNIKQNNHYIIDEKQSKHVNLYNIYQNDNNFYDLCNETPHHSIKKKSKSIKTPIIYKKDVEETQRIAYSSFEKKTYHSSYNLHNKEHKFINHPYCSPIKTNIRTNRLSPYIYSEEQNLNKTNHNHIYNYTLNVEEKYGFNLFKKSDHKIKDLTHDFNYIYIGNNMNNQSNENQNKEEPKKKKKNFFFFLFIKQECINNFLKIKLLIHKMKEKKNNLKLISLFQNQIDKYMKNMEYILLLTTYKEELIPLNDFYLLDKNIYTKRFYCIPIYIKKNNLLIRPNFFHIKWIVYTLQTLIFCNFFFKKINKYMCTYPFFNYKYTHFKKYINQHNEQENNDENDITTNNTNFYDNYIFFQHYIIKNKMKYVKYFPHHLMLNFKDLQSTNMKDNKNVHIHISPIFVLTPNKIYPTVDNKMN comes from the coding sequence atgaggaaaaagaataatacaaaaaagatCGCTGAAAAAACGAAGGAAcctaatagtaataatacaCATAATGAAACCACCAATTATTTCAACATAAGcgaaataaaagaattatataataacaaaaataataatatatatgaaaaaatttttgataacaataataatgaacaaTGTGGAcgtaaaagaaaaagaaaaaaagaaaatatagtATGTGAAAATAGCAATAATTTatcttctatatataaaaaaaaacaaataaagcaaataaatatattatataataataaaaatgatcatcatcataataaagAACCTATTACACAATCAGAatcatatcattatttatataacccttcatttattaaacgaagtaaaacaaataatgaaGTGAACAcattaacaaatataaaaaatataaatataaatataaacaatactGATCcatatagtaataataattttccaTATTCTAATAGAAAATTTGATCAGACATACAAGAAATCATCATCAACATATAATACAAGAGATatcaataaaaattataaaattataaatgaaaGTAGCAATTTACAAAAGAAttgtaatataaacaaaaattataacatCAATCATTCATTGAATAAATATGATTTTATTAGATTTGTTTGTTCCCCAAATAAAAGCAAACAAAAAGTTAATGATATGGATAGTCCTATAAAAAAGGTAGAAACAAAAGAATATTGTAAAGAAACCAGTTTAATTAATACATCCAatcatcaaaataataaaatagatgATGTTATATACATAACAAATAAGGAAAACcaagataattataaaaataatatcaatcaaaataaaaacaaaatagaTATCACCACAcaagatgaaaatataacaaaagaatcacaaaaaatcaaaaatgatagaaatataaaaatggatAAAAATATCCAagctgaaaaaaaaaaaatcgaaAACTcttcaaatgataatataccATTGATAGATCTAAATGATGAAGAATCAATAAATAGATTAAGCAAaaacttttttataaataacaagaaattttttataaatgatattaGTAAGGATAAACTATCAAACGattcaataaataaatattatgaatatggAAATATATCTCCATATAAATTGGGAAGTCACTATATGGATGATTTGTCATGTCATAATAAGGAAGTGCAAAGCATATACAAAACAACCacaaatagtaataataataataataatgataatgataatagtaataataatagtaataataatcataatcataataatattgcgAATGGTACTAATAACTCTAAAcatcataataatgtatattataataataacaataatattaataacaatattaagGTCAATGATCTTAATCATTTAAaagatcataataataattatttcacATATGATCATACTAATCATCATCgagaagataatataaacaatccatatgataaaattaaaacaaagaaaaatttaaatacacTAAGAAATGTAAACATTTACGAATCGAATGTTCATGCATACtctaataacatatatagagataataatattgagaGTGATTATAAAATTCATAGAGATAATAAcatggaaaataataaatataacatatatagtgatgataataaaaataatgatttacacgaaaatatgaatgaatatataaaagaaaactaTAAAACAACCAAATCGCTATATAGCTATTTGGATTTATCTTATAATTGTTCCAacgaagaaataaaaaaggcatataaagaaaaaattaaggTGTGTCATCCAGATAAAGGTggaaatattaaagaatttttacaattaaaattttcatatgatatattaagtgataagaaaaaaagaaaaatgtatgataaatatggaaatagtatattagaattattaattagtgataatatttatgattataatatatcatctgATGAAAAAACTGAAGAAGAAATTATTGATgaggaatatattaaaatatatgaattatttgtacaaaaatatcataatatatcatatttacataatttGTTAGATTTAAAAATTACCAACTCTCAATATAATCATTTTCAGaaattaatttatcatttttgtaatatggatacaaatatatttaaaaatattttatatttatatcctaTATATTCACCTAATATatctacatataataaaaaaagtaacaccaaaaaaaatgaaaaccaAAATAATACTACAATATCGTTTGAAGAACAAACTAGTCAATTTTCACAAGAAACATTATCTGAAAATTCTTCAACTAGTCATGAGACAACAACAAAagaaataaacatatttgatactattgaaaaaaaaaattttggaaatttattttttgaaattaataaagaatttgatcatttttacaaaaattatttaatacacAAAATGAAGTCAACTAAccaaaaaaatgaaactCAAGGgataaatgaaaatgttcaaaatatatatgaatataatcaTAAGGATAATAATTCGCATAcattatatgattataataatgaaatggAAACACCACTAAACTCTACTCCTATGAAAGAAAacatagaaaataaaaataaaaaaaacgacaatttttttaaagacaTACAAGTATCTCCAGTTgtctataaaattattaatgaaaaaaatgataaactTATGGACGACTTTTATAAATggtttgaatatttttttgatcaaTCAGAAAATGACCAGCAACAAAAAATTCAACAAAATTgtgaaacaaataaaataggCACTGATAAATACACAGACAAAAATAACAACTGTaatgagaataataatacatgttGTGACTACATAAGTATAGGAGAAAAACAGAAAAATATagcaaatgataatatgaaaaatgatggtatgaataataataatgtatcatatatatatgaacatcTGAATAAAccaaatataaaacaaaataaccATTACATTATAGATGAAAAACAAAGTAAACatgttaatttatataatatatatcaaaatgataataatttttatgatttatGTAATGAAACACCTCATCatagtattaaaaaaaaaagcaaatCAATAAAAACTCCCATTATCTATAAAAAGGATGTGGAAGAAACTCAAAGAATTGCTTATTCttcttttgaaaaaaaaacatatcatTCATCTtataatttacataataaaGAACACAAATTCATAAACCATCCTTATTGTAGTCccataaaaacaaatataagaACAAATAGATTATCACCTTATATTTATTCGGAAGAACAAAATTTAAACAAAACAAACCacaatcatatatataattacacatTAAATGTTGAGGAAAAATATggatttaatttatttaaaaaaagtgatcataaaataaaagactTAACACAtgattttaattatatttatataggaaacaatatgaataacCAATCAAATGAAAACCAAAATAAAGAAGagcccaaaaaaaaaaaaaaaaatttttttttcttcttatttataaaacaagAATGTATaaacaattttttaaaaattaaattactTATACATAagatgaaagaaaaaaaaaacaatctGAAATTAATTTCCTTGTTTCAAAATCaaatagataaatatatgaaaaatatggaatatatattattattaacaacATATAAAGAAGAATTGATACCATTAAATGATTTTTATCTtctagataaaaatatatatacaaaacgTTTTTATTGtatacctatatatataaaaaaaaataatcttCTCATCAGAccaaatttttttcatatcaaATGGATTGTATATACACTACAaacattaatattttgtaatttcttttttaaaaaaattaataaatatatgtgtacatATCCAttctttaattataaatatactcatttcaagaaatatataaatcaacATAATGAACAAGAAAATAACGATGAAAATGACATAACAACGAATAACACTAATTTTTATGAcaactatattttttttcaacattatataataaaaaataaaatgaaatatgtaaaatatttccCTCATCATCTCATGTTAAACTTTAAAGATCTACAATCAACAAATATGaaggataataaaaatgtccATATACACATATCACCCATCTTTGTTTTAACAccaaacaaaatatatccaactgtagataataaaatgaattaa